The Hemibagrus wyckioides isolate EC202008001 linkage group LG10, SWU_Hwy_1.0, whole genome shotgun sequence genome includes a window with the following:
- the tmed3 gene encoding transmembrane emp24 domain-containing protein 3, which translates to MLGVVLTIWTLYSTLISATELTFKLPDSEKQCFYQELEEGVTFHVDYQVIAGGNYDIDCFVTDPLNNALYEERRKQYDSFTHTTAMKGVYAVCFSNEFSTFSHKTVYLDFRSGEDDQLPPGINKPTALTQMESTCLSIHEILKVVADSQTKYRLREAQDRIRAEELNVRVSYWSLGEALIICVVSIGQVLMLKSFFKEKNTTRT; encoded by the exons ATGCTCGGTGTCGTGTTGACCATTTGGACACTGTACTCAACTCTGATTAGTGCCACTGAACTGACCTTTAAATTACCTGATAGTGAGAAACAATGTTTTTACCAGGAATTAGAAGAGGGGGTCACGTTTCATGTCGATTATCAA GTTATTGCTGGTGGCAACTATGATATTGACTGTTTTGTGACAGACCCATTGAATAATGCCTTGTATGAAGAACGCAGGAAGCAGTACGACAGCTTCACCCACACTACAGCCATGAAGGGTGTTTATGCAGTCTGCTTCAGCAACGAGTTTTCAACCTTCTCTCATAAAACAGTGTATCTAGACTTCCGATCAGGCGAAGACGATCAACTACCGCCTGGTATAAACAAGCCAACAGCTCTTACACAG ATGGAGTCAACCTGCTTGTCCATCCATGAGATTCTGAAAGTGGTGGCAGACTCCCAGACCAAGTACCGTCTTCGAGAAGCTCAGGACCGCATCAGAGCTGAGGAACTAAATGTACGTGTTTCTTATTGGTCCCTCGGAGAGGCACTCATTATATGTGTGGTCAGCATTGGACAAGTTCTTATGCTGAAGAGCTTCTTCAAGGAGAAGAATACAACCAGAACATAG